The Fimbriimonas ginsengisoli Gsoil 348 genome window below encodes:
- a CDS encoding M55 family metallopeptidase — protein MRIYISVDIEGATGIVSFSQCGRPDGEHYDFAFARRMLTHDVNAAIRGARKGGATQVVVKDSHAGCKNLLIDELESDVELISGIGSGTMGMMEGIDASFDGAFLVGYHGMAGAQSGLMEHALAGGVHRFWLNGFEAGEIEISAAVAGTFGVPTLLVTSDDAGCDEAKGALPGVTTYSTKTGFGRYMGRLKHPSVTGPGIEDAAAKAISSARVVPTHGTAEPTTMRVAFRTVEEADTASTLEGTQRVDAYSVEWTRPDFLGAHRTAYNVFHLSMQGRRFGS, from the coding sequence ATGCGCATCTACATTTCCGTCGATATCGAAGGCGCCACCGGCATCGTTTCATTTTCCCAGTGCGGACGTCCGGACGGCGAGCACTACGACTTCGCTTTTGCCCGCCGCATGCTGACGCACGATGTGAACGCGGCGATTCGCGGCGCGCGAAAAGGGGGCGCCACCCAAGTGGTCGTCAAGGATTCTCATGCCGGTTGCAAGAACTTACTGATCGACGAGCTCGAGTCGGACGTCGAGCTGATCTCGGGAATCGGCAGCGGAACGATGGGAATGATGGAAGGGATCGATGCTTCGTTCGACGGCGCATTCCTGGTCGGCTACCACGGAATGGCGGGAGCGCAATCTGGTTTGATGGAGCACGCGTTAGCGGGCGGCGTCCATCGATTTTGGCTGAACGGCTTCGAAGCCGGCGAAATCGAGATCAGCGCGGCGGTCGCCGGCACGTTCGGGGTACCGACGCTCCTCGTCACCAGCGACGACGCGGGGTGCGATGAGGCAAAAGGGGCGCTTCCCGGCGTCACCACCTACTCCACGAAAACCGGCTTTGGACGCTATATGGGCCGACTTAAGCATCCAAGCGTTACGGGACCGGGAATCGAAGACGCGGCGGCGAAGGCGATCTCTTCCGCTAGGGTCGTCCCCACTCATGGAACGGCGGAGCCGACTACGATGCGCGTCGCTTTCCGAACCGTTGAGGAAGCCGATACCGCTTCCACTTTAGAGGGTACGCAACGCGTGGATGCCTACTCCGTCGAATGGACTCGGCCGGACTTCCTCGGCGCCCATCGTACGGCTTACAACGTCTTCCATCTTTCGATGCAAGGCAGAAGGTTCGGAAGTTAG
- a CDS encoding GAF domain-containing hybrid sensor histidine kinase/response regulator: MSARLPDNERERLAALREYGVLDTPRELAYDDLVKLAASICRVPIAAMTFVDEDRQWFKARIGLDAEQTSRSQSFCAHAILDPASVMEVEDAAVDDRFRTNELVVGSPGIRFYAGAPLLTDDGLALGALCVIDVKPRHLSEEQIEALKALGRQVMALLDLRKSMSHLQIGAVELREALLAAESSHRAKEVFLSNMSHELRTPLNGLIGMADLLSATPLNARQTRYVETMRASGAQLLEVLTGVLQISESGAIEADLVEIPTELPLLARDVVELMRPAAVAKGLALSMTVDAPLHAPVLADQNCLRQVLTNLLGNALKFTEHGSVELRMRHLKTADSTIRVRLEIEDTGIGIPTDRLDAIFDHFVQADDRLSRAYGGSGLGLSISRGIVMRMGGNLSVSSAVGKGSVFSFELDMNLVPQATNLRPCRVLVVEDNEVNTIVITAMLEHKGCVVSHVANGLEAVQILKRERFDMVFMDLQMPVMDGVTATREVRATEPGTEHVPIVAVTASAMEEDEQICRQAGMDGLIRKPISERLIAEALERFVLR, from the coding sequence ATGAGCGCGCGTCTCCCCGACAACGAACGCGAGCGGCTTGCCGCGTTGCGAGAGTACGGCGTTCTCGATACGCCACGCGAACTTGCCTACGACGACCTCGTAAAGCTTGCCGCTTCGATCTGCCGCGTCCCCATCGCGGCGATGACTTTCGTCGATGAAGACCGCCAGTGGTTCAAAGCTCGAATCGGCCTCGATGCGGAGCAAACTTCCCGGAGCCAATCGTTTTGTGCTCACGCGATCCTCGACCCCGCTTCCGTGATGGAGGTAGAGGACGCTGCGGTGGACGACCGGTTCCGTACGAACGAGTTGGTCGTCGGCAGTCCGGGAATTCGGTTCTACGCAGGAGCGCCGCTTCTTACGGATGACGGCTTGGCCTTGGGGGCGCTTTGCGTCATCGACGTAAAGCCACGGCACTTATCGGAAGAGCAAATCGAGGCGCTCAAAGCGCTCGGCCGGCAAGTGATGGCGCTGCTCGATCTTCGCAAATCGATGAGCCACCTGCAAATCGGGGCCGTGGAGCTTCGGGAGGCGTTGCTGGCGGCAGAAAGCTCGCATCGGGCTAAAGAAGTCTTTCTTTCGAACATGAGCCACGAGCTGCGGACGCCCCTGAATGGTCTGATCGGAATGGCCGACCTTCTCTCCGCGACTCCGTTAAACGCGCGGCAGACCCGCTACGTCGAGACGATGCGAGCGAGCGGAGCCCAACTATTAGAGGTCTTAACCGGCGTACTGCAGATTTCGGAGAGCGGAGCCATCGAAGCCGACCTCGTGGAGATCCCAACCGAGCTTCCTCTCCTGGCCCGAGACGTGGTGGAGTTGATGCGGCCGGCTGCCGTTGCCAAAGGGCTGGCGCTCTCGATGACGGTGGACGCCCCTCTTCACGCACCGGTGCTTGCCGACCAAAACTGCCTGCGCCAGGTGCTGACCAATCTCTTGGGCAACGCCCTGAAGTTCACGGAGCACGGAAGCGTCGAACTCCGGATGCGGCATTTGAAGACCGCCGACTCGACGATCCGAGTGCGGTTAGAGATCGAAGACACCGGAATCGGGATTCCTACCGATCGACTCGACGCTATCTTCGATCACTTCGTGCAAGCCGACGATCGATTGTCGCGAGCGTACGGCGGGAGCGGGCTTGGACTCAGCATCAGTCGGGGTATCGTCATGCGGATGGGCGGCAACCTTAGCGTGTCGAGCGCGGTAGGTAAGGGCAGCGTCTTTTCCTTCGAACTCGATATGAATCTGGTCCCGCAAGCCACCAATCTCCGACCTTGCCGTGTGCTGGTCGTGGAAGATAACGAGGTGAACACCATCGTAATCACCGCGATGCTCGAGCATAAGGGATGCGTGGTCAGCCACGTGGCAAATGGACTCGAAGCTGTTCAGATCCTGAAGCGGGAACGGTTCGACATGGTCTTCATGGACCTGCAGATGCCGGTCATGGACGGCGTCACCGCGACTCGCGAGGTGCGCGCCACCGAGCCAGGCACCGAGCACGTGCCGATTGTGGCGGTGACCGCCAGCGCAATGGAAGAGGATGAACAGATCTGCCGGCAAGCGGGGATGGACGGACTCATCCGGAAACCGATCAGCGAGCGATTGATTGCCGAGGCTCTTGAGCGGTTTGTGCTGCGTTAA
- a CDS encoding transglutaminase-like domain-containing protein — MFVTAVAASLLLSRQSPAEDLMAPPGTKTERCQWPGFDVKAAPALSHSAAPAYEMQGSPYGMNGTFQTVRIAKPPTGRRLLFRVAFRGTQKLQGFSVVAVAVKPRNGKELPWAATWTDDGKAEVGRWVEFSREYVLPPESTGLSIVIHNVDKQSIYFSDPHLTVGEDAPPDQNAIAAVEQVKREMAEEAAHPKPTIVQKNHDALAAQAGPAIVRLKMRAPLRTKSPSEVGTASFPIPALDASQVPLDFKIEVDKPGKLLGFKWRRRADGHNLLCEARIQPGTKGAWVHYEALVLVRQGPADDTAPADGTLVKSTACVQCSHREILEIAQRLAGETKSPQEYVGRVFEFVRDNRGKGAPFKTLDALAALACEGSCTNRANLSAALLRAHGIPARTVAHMPTWCGPLYEHWLTEYWQPGQGWIAMDPSLGRTTPDRRTRVVIGVSSEADEDRAFDPLHTRFVMPGAPYLSVIELSPTLYPADLTQDDAINVAEQLASLPSKEEAQLFQTAIKAFPAMFRRLSAGKQNPPRFTAIESAAKEKQSRKVLNALR, encoded by the coding sequence GTGTTCGTCACCGCCGTTGCCGCCTCCCTGCTTCTTTCCCGACAGAGCCCAGCCGAAGACTTGATGGCTCCCCCTGGAACGAAGACCGAACGATGCCAGTGGCCGGGATTCGACGTGAAGGCCGCGCCTGCCCTGTCCCATTCCGCGGCGCCGGCTTATGAAATGCAGGGGAGCCCGTACGGGATGAACGGCACCTTTCAAACCGTGCGAATCGCCAAACCTCCAACCGGGCGCCGCCTTCTGTTTCGAGTCGCCTTTCGCGGAACGCAGAAATTACAGGGTTTCTCCGTCGTCGCCGTGGCGGTGAAACCACGCAACGGCAAGGAACTCCCGTGGGCCGCGACTTGGACCGACGACGGAAAGGCCGAGGTGGGCCGGTGGGTCGAATTCAGCCGCGAATACGTGCTTCCCCCGGAGTCCACCGGACTCAGCATTGTGATCCACAACGTAGATAAGCAGTCGATCTACTTTTCCGATCCCCACCTTACCGTCGGAGAAGATGCGCCACCCGACCAGAACGCCATCGCCGCCGTGGAACAGGTGAAGCGGGAGATGGCGGAGGAAGCCGCGCACCCTAAGCCGACCATCGTCCAGAAGAACCACGATGCTCTCGCCGCGCAGGCCGGTCCCGCGATCGTCCGCCTAAAAATGCGTGCTCCTCTACGAACCAAGAGCCCATCCGAAGTCGGAACGGCTTCGTTTCCGATTCCGGCCCTGGATGCCAGCCAAGTTCCGCTAGATTTCAAGATCGAAGTCGACAAGCCTGGCAAGTTGCTCGGCTTTAAATGGCGAAGGCGTGCCGATGGGCACAATCTGCTTTGCGAAGCACGAATTCAACCCGGGACAAAGGGCGCGTGGGTTCACTACGAAGCCTTGGTTCTGGTCCGTCAGGGACCCGCCGACGATACGGCTCCAGCAGACGGGACCCTGGTTAAGAGCACGGCTTGCGTGCAGTGTAGCCATCGCGAAATCTTGGAGATCGCCCAGCGGCTGGCCGGCGAAACAAAGAGTCCTCAGGAGTATGTAGGTCGAGTTTTCGAGTTCGTGCGAGACAACCGAGGCAAGGGAGCCCCCTTTAAGACTCTGGACGCCCTCGCGGCCTTGGCCTGCGAGGGATCTTGCACAAACCGCGCCAATCTATCGGCGGCGCTTTTGCGAGCCCATGGAATTCCAGCTCGAACTGTTGCCCACATGCCGACTTGGTGCGGGCCCCTGTACGAGCATTGGCTCACGGAATACTGGCAGCCTGGCCAGGGATGGATCGCCATGGATCCCTCGCTCGGCCGCACCACCCCCGACCGTCGAACTCGAGTGGTCATCGGCGTCTCGTCCGAAGCGGACGAAGATCGGGCGTTCGATCCGCTCCACACCCGCTTTGTAATGCCGGGGGCTCCCTATCTATCGGTCATCGAGTTGTCGCCCACCCTCTATCCCGCCGACCTTACCCAGGACGACGCCATCAACGTAGCCGAGCAGCTCGCTTCGCTACCAAGTAAGGAAGAGGCGCAACTATTCCAGACCGCAATCAAGGCGTTTCCAGCCATGTTCCGCCGGCTTTCGGCCGGTAAACAGAATCCGCCCCGGTTCACCGCTATCGAGTCGGCCGCAAAAGAGAAGCAAAGCCGAAAGGTTTTGAATGCTCTAAGGTGA
- a CDS encoding class II aldolase/adducin family protein, producing the protein MDDLRLRAEMCDIGRRLWQRDLVGATEGNLSVRLSPQRILCTPSGLSKGHMRPGDLVVIDTKGNPIGAGEPSTEIRLHLRMYAKRPDCVAVIHAHPPTATAFAVAGEEIPDDLLPEAAYVLGSVATAPFGVPGTDEVPDRMEALMDDHKTFLMAHHGAVVMGKGLEDAYNRMEVLERVARILLMARLLGGAKPMPDRMFKHVMAVALNGKL; encoded by the coding sequence ATGGACGATCTTCGACTTAGGGCCGAAATGTGCGACATCGGCCGGCGCCTCTGGCAACGCGACCTCGTCGGCGCAACGGAGGGGAATCTTTCGGTACGTCTCTCCCCCCAACGGATCCTCTGTACCCCCTCCGGACTCAGCAAAGGGCACATGCGTCCGGGCGATCTGGTCGTGATCGACACCAAGGGAAACCCGATCGGGGCCGGAGAACCGAGCACCGAGATCCGCCTCCACCTGAGGATGTACGCGAAACGCCCGGACTGCGTGGCCGTGATCCATGCCCACCCTCCCACGGCGACCGCCTTTGCCGTCGCGGGCGAGGAGATCCCGGACGATCTTTTGCCGGAAGCGGCCTATGTTCTGGGATCGGTGGCGACCGCGCCGTTCGGCGTGCCGGGGACCGACGAGGTTCCAGACCGCATGGAAGCGTTGATGGACGATCACAAAACGTTTTTAATGGCCCACCACGGGGCGGTGGTGATGGGGAAGGGGTTAGAAGACGCCTATAACCGGATGGAGGTCTTGGAACGTGTCGCACGAATTCTGCTCATGGCCCGCCTCCTTGGCGGCGCTAAGCCGATGCCGGACCGGATGTTCAAGCACGTAATGGCCGTCGCCCTTAATGGAAAGCTATGA
- a CDS encoding fumarylacetoacetate hydrolase family protein, with protein sequence MKMICVGRNYIEHARELGSEIPEEPVLFLKPDTAMLPPGEPFRLPPFSKEIHHEIELVLRISKKATQVSVEDSAYCYDQIGLGLDFTARDLQSKCKAKGLPWEIAKAFDGSAAVGEFGPVPSGDIEFDLRRGGQVVQAGSSRQMLHRFDALISFASRYFTLLPGDLVFTGTPAGVGPVASGDLLEGYLNGQLRLTCSVK encoded by the coding sequence ATGAAGATGATCTGTGTAGGGCGCAATTATATTGAACATGCTCGCGAGCTCGGGAGCGAAATACCGGAGGAGCCGGTGCTCTTTTTGAAGCCAGATACGGCGATGCTGCCTCCGGGCGAGCCGTTTCGCCTCCCTCCTTTCTCGAAAGAAATTCACCACGAAATCGAGCTCGTCCTTCGCATTTCAAAGAAGGCAACGCAAGTTTCTGTCGAGGACTCTGCGTACTGTTACGATCAAATCGGGCTCGGACTCGATTTCACCGCTCGCGACCTGCAAAGCAAATGTAAGGCGAAAGGACTGCCATGGGAGATCGCCAAAGCGTTCGACGGGTCCGCGGCGGTTGGAGAGTTCGGACCGGTACCTTCTGGAGATATCGAATTCGATCTTCGACGAGGCGGTCAGGTCGTCCAGGCCGGCAGCAGCCGCCAAATGCTCCACAGATTCGACGCTCTCATCAGCTTCGCCTCCCGCTACTTCACCTTATTACCGGGTGATCTCGTCTTCACCGGCACTCCAGCCGGCGTCGGACCTGTCGCAAGTGGAGACCTTTTGGAGGGCTATTTGAATGGTCAACTCCGTTTGACCTGCAGCGTAAAGTAG
- a CDS encoding heme-dependent oxidative N-demethylase family protein — translation MDPPAPAIYTPWTKGIYEVAPALRPFGVDFGNGAADQRLFQIDSEFERYAENKRTALRERRGKYARAFRLSREVERATIELIVTRLATDYPERFSAAWEGDHRALLEGDKQWVLPANGRGNESAALDLLARLVPEDLAIVSVEDSVDWVSYLHLCSPSHWAAEEKIGRSFFDVHEPIPGFEKINRVSSGLVDAMVNKGPWVRFVWGVESDDRLNHHPEPPPGFDQEEWDGRRFEGGRFWVRTERQIVTGMPEVGAALFTIRVGFVPDTVVLADEMLQTSLLRALDSMSPEARRYKGLAKDWDRLRAALDG, via the coding sequence ATGGACCCGCCGGCGCCCGCTATCTACACGCCCTGGACGAAAGGGATCTACGAAGTCGCCCCCGCTTTGCGTCCTTTCGGCGTCGATTTTGGAAACGGCGCCGCCGACCAGCGTCTTTTCCAGATCGACTCCGAATTCGAGCGATATGCCGAGAACAAGCGGACAGCGCTCCGTGAGCGGCGTGGAAAGTACGCCCGAGCCTTTCGTCTCTCCCGGGAAGTTGAACGGGCCACGATCGAGCTCATCGTAACCCGCCTCGCCACCGATTATCCCGAGCGTTTTTCGGCGGCTTGGGAGGGGGACCATCGAGCCTTGCTGGAGGGGGATAAGCAGTGGGTGTTGCCGGCAAACGGCCGTGGAAACGAGAGCGCCGCATTGGATCTGCTGGCACGGCTGGTGCCTGAGGATTTGGCGATCGTTAGCGTGGAAGACTCTGTCGATTGGGTCTCCTATTTGCATCTATGCAGTCCCAGCCATTGGGCAGCGGAGGAGAAGATCGGGCGCTCATTCTTCGATGTCCACGAGCCAATTCCCGGCTTTGAGAAGATCAACCGAGTTTCCAGCGGCTTGGTCGACGCGATGGTGAACAAGGGGCCCTGGGTCCGCTTCGTGTGGGGCGTTGAATCCGACGATCGGCTGAACCACCATCCCGAGCCGCCCCCCGGTTTTGACCAGGAAGAGTGGGATGGCCGCCGATTTGAGGGTGGCCGGTTCTGGGTCCGGACCGAGCGCCAAATCGTCACCGGCATGCCTGAGGTGGGCGCCGCTCTGTTTACGATCCGCGTTGGATTTGTGCCGGACACCGTCGTGTTGGCCGACGAAATGCTTCAAACCTCGCTCCTACGTGCCCTCGACTCGATGTCGCCGGAGGCGAGGCGCTACAAGGGGTTGGCGAAGGACTGGGATAGGTTGAGGGCGGCGTTAGACGGTTAG
- the pheS gene encoding phenylalanine--tRNA ligase subunit alpha, translating into MDTPEELQRSAAAEIAVAESTAALREIESRFLGKSGSIPALMKLLGGLDKDERPAFGQRVNGAKNHVQALIDERAAGLRSRERLAQFEAERIDVTMPGDRPRMGYEHILQLTTNKIKRVLGGLGFQYLESPELEEFRYNFDALNYPPDHPAMDDQDTFYVDDDHVLRTQCTALQGRVFESTPPPLRCFTVGRTYRNEAVDRTHNHTFHQVDCFMIDEGVSMAHLKGTLGVFARAMFGEEVQIRFRPDFFPFVEPGVDYAISTPKLFDGRWVELGGAGLIHPNILERYGIDTERYSGFAFGLGVERIPMMAYGIDDLRLFLENDLRFLEQFRGESQDPEPLPRQSIA; encoded by the coding sequence GTGGACACTCCCGAAGAGCTTCAGCGCTCTGCCGCCGCCGAAATCGCCGTCGCCGAAAGCACGGCGGCTCTCCGCGAGATCGAATCGCGTTTTCTTGGCAAGAGCGGCTCGATTCCGGCGCTCATGAAGCTGCTCGGGGGGCTCGATAAGGACGAGCGCCCGGCGTTCGGACAGCGAGTCAACGGGGCCAAGAACCACGTCCAGGCGCTGATCGACGAGCGTGCAGCCGGGTTGCGATCTCGCGAGCGGTTGGCTCAGTTTGAGGCCGAACGCATCGACGTGACAATGCCCGGCGACCGGCCGCGCATGGGGTACGAGCATATCCTTCAGCTCACCACCAACAAGATCAAACGCGTGCTCGGCGGGCTCGGCTTTCAGTATCTGGAGTCGCCTGAGCTAGAGGAGTTCCGCTACAACTTCGACGCCCTCAACTACCCGCCCGATCATCCGGCAATGGATGACCAGGACACGTTCTACGTCGATGACGATCACGTTCTCCGAACGCAGTGCACGGCCTTGCAAGGCCGGGTTTTCGAGAGCACGCCGCCGCCGCTACGCTGCTTCACCGTCGGGCGCACTTACCGAAACGAAGCCGTCGACCGAACGCATAACCACACCTTCCACCAAGTCGACTGCTTTATGATCGACGAAGGGGTAAGCATGGCCCATCTAAAAGGGACGCTCGGCGTCTTCGCCCGGGCGATGTTCGGTGAGGAGGTGCAGATTCGATTCCGCCCTGACTTCTTCCCGTTCGTTGAGCCGGGAGTCGACTACGCCATCTCGACGCCGAAGCTTTTCGACGGCCGTTGGGTCGAGCTCGGTGGCGCCGGCCTCATCCATCCGAATATCTTGGAACGCTACGGAATCGACACGGAACGCTACTCCGGCTTCGCCTTTGGCCTCGGCGTCGAGCGCATCCCGATGATGGCCTATGGCATCGACGACCTACGCCTCTTCCTAGAAAACGACCTCCGCTTCCTCGAGCAGTTCCGCGGAGAAAGCCAGGATCCGGAGCCGCTTCCTCGTCAAAGCATCGCCTGA
- a CDS encoding TIGR00300 family protein encodes MVTERLSLAGDLLDKNTLGKVLDVLNAHGVKFQTRRFKVGEFSDKPTIVDLHLTAPDVETMRRALEASAVFGALYSLEEVTLVEADMDGVLPEGFHSTSNFTTHIHIKGQFVEVENLEMDCGIRVWDENGRYRATTCPMHRVRAGDRLVVGFDGVRISPAEEEQRDDAEFRFMSNEVSSERPKRRMIEHAARAIQKAKEEGKRVLFVGGPAIVHSGSAPFLARLIEKGWIDILFAGNALAAHDIEANMLGTSLGVDLRTGGSSAHGHTHHLRAINRVRRAGSIANAIEQGLISGGVMHACVKHGIPFVLAGSIRDDGPLPDVITDGIRAQDAMRAHISGVGVCLMVATTLHSVATGNILPASVKTYCVDSDADSVIKLTDRGTHQAIGLVTDCEFFLTALVAELAA; translated from the coding sequence ATGGTAACCGAGAGGCTTAGCCTGGCTGGCGATCTGCTGGACAAGAACACGCTCGGTAAGGTCCTGGACGTACTGAACGCGCATGGCGTCAAGTTCCAGACCCGGCGATTCAAGGTCGGCGAGTTTTCGGACAAGCCGACGATCGTCGACCTTCACCTAACCGCTCCCGATGTCGAAACGATGCGGAGAGCGCTCGAGGCGAGCGCGGTATTCGGCGCCCTTTACTCGCTGGAAGAAGTCACGCTAGTCGAGGCGGACATGGATGGGGTCCTTCCGGAAGGATTTCATTCCACCTCCAATTTCACCACCCACATTCACATCAAAGGGCAATTCGTCGAGGTCGAAAACCTGGAGATGGACTGCGGCATTCGGGTGTGGGACGAGAACGGCCGGTATCGCGCCACTACATGTCCCATGCACAGAGTGCGCGCGGGCGATCGACTGGTCGTTGGCTTTGACGGTGTGCGAATCTCTCCGGCCGAAGAGGAGCAGCGGGACGACGCGGAGTTTCGCTTCATGTCGAATGAAGTCTCCTCCGAGCGGCCGAAGCGCCGGATGATCGAGCACGCGGCGCGCGCGATTCAAAAGGCTAAGGAGGAAGGCAAACGGGTTCTTTTCGTCGGCGGACCGGCCATCGTCCATAGCGGAAGCGCGCCGTTTTTAGCGCGGCTTATCGAGAAGGGGTGGATCGATATCCTTTTTGCGGGTAACGCCCTCGCCGCTCACGACATCGAAGCGAACATGCTGGGAACCTCTTTGGGGGTCGACCTGAGGACCGGCGGCAGCAGCGCCCACGGCCACACCCACCATCTTCGCGCCATCAACCGAGTGCGCCGAGCGGGCAGCATTGCCAACGCGATCGAGCAGGGACTCATATCGGGGGGCGTGATGCATGCCTGCGTAAAGCATGGGATCCCCTTCGTTCTTGCCGGGTCGATCCGGGATGACGGACCTCTGCCCGATGTGATCACGGACGGCATTCGCGCCCAGGACGCAATGCGAGCCCACATTAGCGGAGTGGGCGTGTGCCTCATGGTCGCCACCACCTTGCACTCGGTAGCGACCGGAAATATTCTCCCCGCCAGCGTAAAAACCTACTGTGTCGACAGCGATGCCGACTCCGTGATTAAGTTAACCGACCGCGGCACCCACCAAGCGATCGGTTTGGTTACGGACTGCGAGTTCTTCCTGACGGCGCTGGTTGCGGAATTGGCAGCGTGA